Within Natator depressus isolate rNatDep1 chromosome 6, rNatDep2.hap1, whole genome shotgun sequence, the genomic segment CTGGGGGTCTctgaggagggaggttgggggataTTGGGGGTCTCTAATGGGGGATGTCTGGGGGTCTCTGAGAAGGGAGGTTGGGGAGATATTGGGGTCTCTGAGGAGGGAGGTtaggggtctctgagggggaggttgggggatattgggggtctctgagggggaaggttgggggtctctgagggggaagGTTAGGGGGATattggggtctctgaggggggaggttggggagaaATTGGGGGTCTCTGAGAGGGGATGtcagggggtctctgaggggggagATTGGGGAGAAATTGGGGGTTTCTGAGGGGGGATGtcagggggtctctgaggggggaggttggggagatATTGGGGGGTCTCTCAGGGGGATACTGTGGTGATTGTCTCTGTACAGTAACCATCTACCCCAGCGCCACAGCCCGCCGGGGCATCGACTCAAGGACCCTGAGATTGGGGCCCCCGTcgcgccaggtgctgcacagacacacacacaccctgacacaGACCGTAGCCCCCGTCGCTGCACATGAACAAACCATGGGGAGAAATGCTCCGAGCTCAGGAACAGATGTAGGGGCAGGTAAgctggatggggcagtgggtCGCTGTGGGACTCAGAGGACTcctaggttcagttcctggctctgccacagactctctgtgtgaccttgatcaTTTCATGTGGAccgtctctgcctcagtttccccatgtgtacagtggggaCTCTAGCCCTGCCCAGCCTCCCCGAGGCATCATGAGGATAAACCCATTGACGATTGCAAACTGCTCTGAGACATCAGGGTTGGTGCCTGTTATAGCCGAACCTTCTGCTGTCGTTCGTGGCCAGTCCAGCTCTAATTAAAGCTCGATTGTTCACAGTGCCTAAACTCCATGCCCCTGCTCAGACTGCCTGGGCACTGGGTGGGCCCCATGGTGGCACGGGCTGCGGTCGGGGATCCAGACGTGGGGCCATTTGACCAACGGGTTCCCGAGATCCAGCCAAAAACAACCTGGCTTCAAGTTCACAGATTCTGCCTGTGATTTGCTGAGCCCTGGAGTGTTAAATGCTGATGGCTGAATGGGAAGGGGAGCTGGAAATATTAGGGGGGGCCTAGAtgttggggtggtgggggaggagagagacacagcAGTCTTCTCTCACATGCTTCACGGCACCGTAGCACCGACGTAATAAAACCGTCAAGCTTTTGGGAACTAGATCATGGATGAGGTTTCCCTCATCAGCCCTGTtcgcatctacactgcaaacatTGCAACGCATGGCCATTATCCCATGAGAACAGTGTGCAGGAGGTAGGGGGGACAGTTAAGAATCACATAGCGACCATCTGGCCTAGTGGAGagagcagtggactgggactcagaaaactggcctctattcctggctctgccctgggccTGTGGATGACTTTAGCCAAGTCACCTcacatctcagtttccccatctgtacactgGGGATAATGATGTTTTCCTCCTTGAGAGctactggtgaaaagtgctgtgtaagagctaggtgttattcaCAGGAGCGTCTGAACTTCTCAGCGACATGAgacctgcagctgcctccttgAGCACTAGCTCCTGGCAACAACATTTTCTTTCTGTtcaaaaaaattaggaaattcaCTGACAAAAACCGTCGTGAACACAGAGTAAAGGTTGCTCGGGGGTAGCTTGTGCCCTTCTGGAACGTCGAGCTCAGCAACACTCGAGCTTTGGAACCTCAGGGAATACGGTGTTATGGTAAATGCccaacacaaccttaactctgccctctttgagcgATGCCCCAATATGCCCCAAATGCCCACACTCACACCCTGCCTTTGACCTGTACGGAGCAGGAGCTCCCTACGGCCGCCCTACACTCAGACACGGAGCCTTTCCGCAGAAAGGACACCGCAGCTGCTCATTGTACAAAATCCCTTTTATAGCCCCTTCCCCTGTATGCACGACGATGCTTTCACTCCCCCTTCATTAAACCCACAGACCTCGCTCATCACTCACCTCGCTGCTGACAGTCCCCATGGCAAGACACCCCCTGTGCCCTGCTAGTGCCCCAGCCTGCACAACGCCGCTCTGAAACGAGGGGTACCGGATCTCCCAAGGTCTGCATGCACCTCTTTCTTTTGATCGCATGGGGGGGGCTCAGATCTCCTCAGAGAGGCAGGGCCCCCAAGGTCTCATATCCcaatcacagctctgccaagcagctccatctgctccctcccccattcagtacAGCGCCACCTATAGCAGTGAACACAACTGTGGGGCATGTGGATAACTCCCAGTGGCTATTGCAAGCTCCGGGGGGTGGgcggggcagagttaaggttgcgcTGGGCATTTACCTGAACTCCATATTTTCTGGCTTGCACAAGTTTGAGTTTTGATGAACTCAGTTCTGGAAGGGCATGAGCTATCCCTGGACAATCTTAACAAAGGTGTTTGTCAGTGAATCTATATATGTCCAATTCCTGGTTCTACCTTTCGGCCTCAAGGAGGTGCCAGTCACCTACCAGCGCCAGGTGGATCAGTTACTGAATGGGATGGAGAACTTTACCGTAGCATACATTGATGATATTTGGTTTGTTAGCCAGaactgggaggaccacgtgtcccaggaaAGAGGGGGCCGggtcacctccaggatgcagggCCGACTGTAAAAGCTGTCAAGTGCCAGGTGGGGATGGCCGAGGTGTCAtacctgggccacaaggtggggagTGGCTGTctaaagccagagccagccaaggtAGGGACAATCAGAGTCTGGCCTGCTCCCCTAAGACTAAGAAACAGGTCCAGGCCTTTATCAGGATGGCAAGGCACTGCCAGaggtttgtgccccactttaaCTTCATGTCAGCTCCCATCACGGAGCTATGTAAGAAGGGTGAGCCAGACAAGCTGGTCTGGACTGGGCAGTGCCAGAGGGGTCTCTGcacgctgaaggaggctctggtcaagGGCCCGGTGCTGGGAAACCCAAACTTTGACAAGCCCTCGATGGTGTTCATTGACGCGCCAGACACAGGGCTGGGTGCGGTGTCAACGTACACTAATGGAAAGGAGGAGAAACACCCCATCCTgtacctgagcaggaagctgctgcccCAGGCTATGCCTGGGCTGGGCTCTTAGGAGGCCATACCCAGATCTATTCTGGAGGCACTTCACTGTGTACACTGACCACTTGCCCTGCCGTGGCTGCACCAGCTGAAAAGGGCCAATACCAAGCCCCTGAGGTGGAGTCTGTCCCTCCAGTAGCATGAGATGGAGGTGGCCCATGTTAAGGGGAGTGCCAATGTTATAGCTGATGctttgtcccggagagggggtCCCGAAcctccccaggtcactggctaaagtgaccccactcagttcggtctcgaaggggggagatgtgatgaagtggggttttattcaccttgttatgttgtatgtgagcctatgtgagtcttactgttttgcatgaatactgtgtgtgcctcagtttccctcggTATTACACCAATGTCTAGAGTGTGGTAATAAGGGAGTGTGACTTTTGCGGCGGCTGTTCCCGCTGGCTGCACCTATGCTATGGCTGTCCCCTTCCTAACTGGAGCCTAGGAGGGGGATGTGACCAGGTGAAAACCTTTTGCCCAGGAAGCAGacaaagacaggaggaggagcaatgggcagaggcaggggtcaGGCAGCTGAAAGTAGGTCAGTCTCGACTAGCTTGGAGCGCAGgggagggccagagccctggctctgggctcccctcctccCAAGATGGATtaggctgaaagtcactgatttctgtgctaactgTGTCCTGTTCTACTCTATGTTCCTCTCGTCTAATACACTTTCCGTTTTACAATGCTGGTtcagtcacgtctgactgcggagttggggtgcagggccccctggcttccccaggagtccCACCTGGgcagactggctgtgggaagcacacggtgtGGACGGGGATGCTGGATGCTCCAAGGTCAAACTCAGGATGGACGAAGCTGTGTAAGCTCCTTACCCTGGTGACAGTGCGCTCACCGAAAGTAGGCACGTTGCCCCAGGACCCTGAGTGGCTTCATGTGGGGCAATTCCAGAGCATCGCCTCCACGACTTCATGATACTCTCCCatggggggcgctgtggggaggggatggggcgtTGGCTGTGGGGGGGAACTCCCAGCTACACCAGCCCTGAGTGGGCTCTGTAGGTGGCACAGATGATCATGGCTGGTGCGTGTCAATCTCAAGAGCCAGAATCCCACAGCCCAGTAACTTTTTAATTACTGAATATTAGTCCATGTCACATCCATTATGCCCTGAATATTTTGCCCAGCTTCACCCAGACAGACCCATGATAAGAATGGGAGAAATTTTAAAGTGAGGGCAGTGGGAGAGGGGCTATATATTTGAGGGAAAAACCATGAAATTTTCAGCACTAACTCCAACCCTGGCCCCCATGGagctcagcaattttcaagtcaAACTGGTGATGCATGAGTATTTTACAGCTACTCAGATGACACGTTTCTCATTCTTAGCTATGGCTGTGGCTGCTTCCCGGCACAATCCTATAGCTGGGATCTGCTCCGCTGTTAAATCCTTCAGGGCTCAACCTGTTCCCTCCCTTGAACTGGCTAGGCCGTTACATTCTTGTTACCCGGCTCTTCCTCTTCCCACTCATACAGCTGTTTCTCCTCCAACTCCTTCAGCTTCTTCAGGTGGCTCGAATTAAATCCCTGGAGAGATGTCTCTGCTCTGCTGAAGGCCCCAGGACTCTCAGAATGCTTCTTGGGGACTCTCAGGGATATACAGTCTGCTGGATTCACCTCCAACAGCTCCCCCTCCTTGTTGAGGATCTGCAAGGCCAGGCACTCATAGAACCCGTTACCTTCCCTGTAGCGCTTGTTGAAGAGGTTAAAGTCACGCAGGAAATAGTGGGGGAGCTTTCTCTTGTTCACGCAGTGACGTAGGAGGCTCAGGAGGGTCTTCAGGGACGACTCCAGGGTCTCCCATTTCTCCGTCTCCGGGTGAATATCTTGGGCCCACAGAAGAACggtctgcacagagagagaggaaacttACATAGCCAAGACGAAGGAAATCTGTGTAACTCCTCGAGTTCTTCACACCAGCTTGGATTCTGACCCCACTGACCCCAATGGAGTGATAGCCTATTGAACCCAGCTGGGATCTGACCCCATTGACCCCAGTTGTGCAACAGCCAAGTGACtacagctgggggtctggccccattgaccccaatggagctACAGCCCGCTGACCCCATCTGGGATCTGgcaccattgactccaatggagctaagGCCGAGtgacaccagctgggggtctggcccagtCTTTTTGGTAGTTTCTGTTAAAGATTTTTGTTGGGTTcacactcccctcctcccatcaGCAGTTCAGATTTTGTCTCTCCTGAATATTTTTATGGGTGACCAAGTTAGAGTTGGGGGATTGAGCAGTTCTTGAACTCAGACACTTGAGCGACACTGCAGAGAAAAAATGTCTGAGCTAAAGGTCTTCCAGGTTGACCTGAAGAAATACCTGCGCAGCCCCAAATCTGGCAACCTTGAGCATGTGAGTCAGACCCATCAGCCAGGCACCTAAAAGAGGAGTCTCTGGACCAGCTCAGAGCACCAGCCCACCCCGTCTGGcttcccatctccagctgtagCAGGTCCCCAGTGCTTCAGGGGAAGTTGAAAGAAACCCAGAATGCGCCTGGCCAGTTGGGCACTGGGAGAATCTCTATgagaaaatccccttcctgatCTCCGCAGATGATTAGcctaagccctgaagcatgagattggaTCAGAGTGAAAATAGATTAGAATTATACAGTATCGCCAGGTCTCTGTGAGTCCTCCAGCAAAAGCAGAGAAGACACCCACACTCAACACGGATTGCACTGCCTGGGATCTGACACAACTCACAACATCTCAGACCAGAGCCTGAGTCCAGACAGACAGCTATCTATGCTTGaattattccccccccacccccaagcatcCCCTTACAGCAGATGATCCCGCCCAGGCATGCTCGGAGAGTACCTTCAGGTGGTAAGACGTCAATATCTTGCCATATTCTGGGACCCAGCTCTCCTTGTTTATGAACTTCAGGAGTCTCAGAGCTTTCCGTCGCTGCCCCCCATCACTGTCGATGTCCCGGAGAAAAGCTGTCTCGGCATTAGCAAAAGAGAACCTGGAACCGAGGGAAAGAGCAAcctcattgaatttcagtgaGCGAGGGATCTCGGCATAAACAGCCCCCACACCCCTAACCCTATCCCAGAGGCAGCCGCATTTCAGTGCCAGGTGCAGACTGCCAGTTCCcactcaccaaaaccaaaccaaggcACTCCTGAACGGGAATGAGTGTCCACACCGGGGCTATCCCAGTATAACTAGACTGGTTTAAATTCAAGCCGTGGCTTAAACCAAAGAAggtttcccatgtagacaaggcccaagtttcattttttccctttgccaCTAACTTTTCCAGAGTTCAAGAgtggaaaaagaaggaaaaggaatAGATGGGGAGGAAACCAGCCTGGAACCCATCCCTCTATTGGATTCACTGGCCAAAAAAGGGGACAGAggatgaaaaaaaacaaacaaattcaacGTTTCAGAAattcagaaattttttttaagttttcaaaagCTGAACATTTCAGTTCGAGTCAAAATGAAAATCTCTCTCTGGGAAATAAAAATGTTGATTCAGGACCAAGGGAACATTTCAGTTCCTTTCAGCGGTGGATCTTTTTTACCTCCAGAAACCATCTTTGGCCACTATGTCAGCACCGACTCTCCCAACTTCCTCTCCCTTCTGGCGGAATCTTTCCTGGCTGTtgcctggctccttgtcccaccAGTCGGACAGCCTGGCCAGGTCGTTTGTCTGCCAGTCTTCAGACAACACCACCTTATCCTGGACAGCAGGGACCAGATCCACAGAGACTAGCTCCTCCTCGCCCAGCCGGAAAATCAGCTGCACAGCCGGGCATTTGGGGTCCCAAGGCTGCAGTGTGATTCTCTCTATGAGatggggagaaaagagaagaTCCAGTGATGCATACAGACACATAGGGTTGGGCGGGTTCTCAGATCTACCAGTTACAGATGTGGTTAAAGCTGCTGGCCCTGCTAAcagatgctgggggaagagggagggctctgtgtgccccccatttTCCCCCCTTATCACCAAAATCCATACGATTCCATTTGTTGATGGCTAGAAATTTCCCTGAAAGTTCGGCACAGATCGGATGTGGCATTTGCACAGCCAGTGAGTGtaaaccctagtgtagacactcCACAGATGCTGGTCCCTGGTCATGATTCACCCTAGGCCGGGCCCTAGGCTACAATACAACTTGCAAACACGTGCTAAACTATAACCTGTCCTGCCTGGTAGAGCAAACAAGCGTCTGGTGTATTAAGAGTCTAGGAATTTAGAGATGTGCCCTGGAAGTTGGGGTGGAGAACACAGGTTAGCCGCGTACAGCAGTTCACCACACATGGTCTCCAGTtggttttattaaaagttttattcctttctcattcactggatggttgtttcatgcagtggctctcagcctttccacactgCTGTACCCCTCGGCAGCTGAGttgtcttgcctacccccaagtttcacctctgaaaaatgacttacaaaatcagacacaaaaatacagaagtgtcgcagccacactgttactgacaaattgctgactaatttctcatttttaccacagaattttaaactaaatcaattggaatataaatattgtcctgACGTTTCAGTGTATGGTttatagagcagtacaaacaagtcattgtctgtaggaaattttagtttggactgactttgctagtgcattttatgtagcctgttgtaaaactaggcaaatatctagatgaactgAGGTACCCCCGggagacctctgtgtatccccaggAGTATGTGTAgcccgggttgagaaccactggtttaatgaCCCCCCAGATCAGTACATGTGAAGCAGCAAACAGAGAAGAACAAAGGCTTGTGTTTGTATTTTATGAAGCTAGTAGTAGTTTGACTACtttatgaaggggaaaaaaaagctaaaaatggATGTGTTGCAACTTCCATCCAGTCTGCCATTGTCAGGGAATGTTGCAgagaactggggggaaaaaaatcaagcagaGATCTGAATTGTATTCAGCAACCAGAGGGGCGGAGGAGAAAAGTGATCCTGTGAAATCATCTATCTTTTTGCATGTTGTTGGGGAGAAAGCATTGGATAGTTATAATGACTTTAAGtttgaagaaggtgaaagcaAGAAATTAAGTCCAATACTGACTACATTTGAGGAACATTGCATGCCGAAAGTAGAGAGACcttagagagagaattttttttacacGCGCGCAGAAAACTGGTGACGCCACAGAGGAATATGTCAAagaattaaggaaactcagtAACACCTATGACTTTGGTGAGCTGGCAGATTCTCTGGTCAGAGATAGAATCATTTGGGGCATTAAAGACAACGTGTTAAGAAAGGGACTGCTCCATAATGGAGACTAACTTTAGAAAAAGCTCCCCAGATATTCAGGACAACAGAAACTGTGAAAGCACAAGCCAAAGAGCTGAATCCACAAGAAGGGGTTACCCAAGTACTGTGAAAGAATATAGACAGACTAGGTCAAATCAAATTGTGGAACCACTCGCTATGAAGACCACTGCTAGGAGGAAGACTGGGTACAGGCGGTGACGTGGAAGGTGTGGATCACAGCGTGGCCCCAAACAGTGCGTTGCCTTTCGGAAACTCCGTCGTAAACGTGGGGAAAATAATCcttttgcaaaatgctgcagatccCAAATGCAGAACAGTCAAGTGCATTCAGTTCAAGACAGTCTGGGTTGAGGAGTTTTTCACAGACGTTCTGGGATCTAGCAAGCCCGATGAGAGGGACTGGATACGACAGCCTGTGACAGCGAATGGAGCAATTATCCCACTGAAAGTGGGCACAGGCACTCAGGTTAATATGCTGTCTGAACAAGATtatgagaaactgaaaataagaccaaaaCTGGGACCAACCAAAATCAAAGTACCtggttattctggaacaaatatacCAGTGAAGGGCGGGGAGGGTGTGTGTGCCTTGCTAGCATCAACCTAAAAACATCATGTACAGGCTCCCATTCATTGCAGTGCCAAAAGGGGGTGACACCAATCTTAGGCCTGGCTGCATGTGAGAAACTCAGTCTGGTAAAATCGGTGCTCTCACTGCAAGATCATACTGAACCTGGCTAGGAGCCTCTTTCGGGAATATCATGACCTGTTTCCAGGGTTGGGTTGCTCACAGGGTGAACAGACAATCCAGATAAACAAGCAGGTCCTTCCAGTTACCCAGTCATGTAGAAAGGTGCCATTTGCACTCTGCGATCAACTCAAGGCTGAGCTCACAAGGATGGAAGCAATGCAAGTAACACAAAAAATTGAGGAGCCAACAAAATGGGTCAGCTCCCtagtcattgtggagaaaagtaACATCCAGCTACACATGTGCTTAGATCCCAGAGACCTCACTAAGGCTCTAGGGAGAGACCATTTCAAACTACCAGCCAGAGAAGAGATTATGGCTCAATTTGCAAATGCTTAATATTTCAGTAATTGGATGCATCCTCGGGTTTTTGGCAgctaaaattaactgaagaaagCTCAAAACTATGCCCATGTAATTCCCTGCTTGTTGGGAAGATACAGATTCTTGCACTTTACCCTTCAGCAGAGCTTCACCACCAGACGTGTGCCACAAAACCATGCATATGGTCTATGAACATACTAACGGTGACCTCAGTGGAGGACATAATCATCTGGGGCCCAAAGGAAAAGGAGCATGATCGTAGACTTCGGGAAGTCCTGGATGCAACTAGAACTGCAAACTTCAAACTCGATAGGGAGAAAGGTGTTTTCGGGGTTACAGAACAGACTTTTGTTGGAGACATTATTTCCAACAAAGGTGTAAAACCAGCGAAGAGGAAGAAATGATACCCCAGCTGCAGTCAAAGGAAGATTTCCAACAGTTCCTGGGAATGGTTCATTAGCTCTGCGAAAGCTCCCAGAGAATACAAATGAATGGTCCTGGGGCGTAGAACAGAAGGAATCATGGGAAAGTTTAAAACAGCAACGGATCCAAGAGCCAGTGTTGAAGTTCTGTGCCGACTGAATAGGAAGGCCGTCTGAAATCTCCGCAGATGCTTCACAGTCTGGGTTAGGAGCAGTGATTTTACAGCAGAATGAGGATTGTTGGCAGCCAGTGGCATATGCATCCAAATCCCTGACTGAGGCAGAAACCAGATACACAGAGATTGAGAGgagcttttaggaatattgtttgcctgtgagaGATTCAGTCAGTATATTTGTGGTTGGACAGTGAAAGTTGAAACAGATCACAAGCCCCTGGTAGCGTTATTTAGCAAACT encodes:
- the LOC141988399 gene encoding uncharacterized protein LOC141988399 codes for the protein MAGEGFLQRFYDASVFVRGDDEDFCAWRSYEVVEKTVAKLVEWLYQSSTGLYPEGAQPTGSHRQGLQLQSRASESASNFDFLIPLRFPPELRLRGRRTVRDPSALDRRLPTYIYGAQGVSLFRCGSRLVVDLDTLRADGATAYCDEPAPRTGNPGAGARDRFQGSIDNRHLDPVHILQDFHRCVQNALTADENSHPRDNDPVFQARMIKPRVPQIHKSIKERITLQPWDPKCPAVQLIFRLGEEELVSVDLVPAVQDKVVLSEDWQTNDLARLSDWWDKEPGNSQERFRQKGEEVGRVGADIVAKDGFWRFSFANAETAFLRDIDSDGGQRRKALRLLKFINKESWVPEYGKILTSYHLKTVLLWAQDIHPETEKWETLESSLKTLLSLLRHCVNKRKLPHYFLRDFNLFNKRYREGNGFYECLALQILNKEGELLEVNPADCISLRVPKKHSESPGAFSRAETSLQGFNSSHLKKLKELEEKQLYEWEEEEPGNKNVTA